A genomic stretch from Edaphobacter aggregans includes:
- a CDS encoding glycosyltransferase family 4 protein — MSMITVLPPEDSSLNDANHAELPHVLLVVDQFPKTLGGGERIVLRLAALLPKYGYRASILTFSVHPESGGLKSPPCPIYVLPLRRTYDLTALRAALDFRHFLKQHRIQIVQTFFESSDLWAGFVTKTMSKSKLIWSRRDMGILRGRKHDIAYRLMSGAPDAVFAVSEQVRQHCIEVDRIDSARVQTIYNGLDLSDWKTTSRPSKPSGEPLVTTVGNIRRIKGHDIFIKAAASIVQRFPNVSFSIAGDVLEPDYFAELQALVRDLNLSNHFHFVGGITNIHEYLSTADIFALPSRSEGFSNAIVEAMAASLPVIATNVGGNAEAVKDGVNGFLVPLEDPAALSAAIAHLLSDPSQAKAMGLAGKALVAERFTTEAMMNRISTTYRNLLR; from the coding sequence ATGAGTATGATCACAGTCCTGCCGCCGGAAGATTCAAGCCTGAATGATGCGAACCATGCTGAATTGCCCCACGTACTTCTTGTGGTCGATCAATTTCCCAAAACCCTTGGCGGTGGAGAGCGAATCGTACTGAGACTCGCGGCCCTTCTTCCAAAGTATGGATACCGTGCATCGATCCTGACCTTTTCCGTCCATCCCGAAAGCGGCGGTCTTAAATCGCCACCGTGTCCTATCTATGTGCTGCCCTTGCGGCGCACCTATGACCTCACAGCTCTTCGTGCTGCTTTAGACTTCAGACACTTCCTCAAACAGCACCGAATCCAGATCGTCCAGACGTTTTTTGAGAGTTCCGATCTCTGGGCAGGATTTGTGACAAAGACGATGTCAAAGTCAAAGCTGATTTGGAGCCGCAGGGACATGGGAATACTCAGGGGCCGCAAACACGATATTGCCTATAGGCTCATGTCCGGTGCTCCCGACGCGGTCTTTGCCGTATCTGAACAGGTTCGCCAACACTGCATCGAAGTGGATCGAATCGATTCCGCTCGCGTCCAGACGATCTACAACGGCCTTGACCTCTCCGATTGGAAGACTACCTCCAGGCCTTCTAAACCTTCCGGCGAACCCCTCGTCACCACAGTAGGAAACATCCGGCGTATAAAAGGACACGACATCTTCATCAAGGCTGCCGCATCCATTGTGCAGCGCTTTCCCAACGTATCATTCAGCATCGCTGGGGACGTGTTGGAGCCTGACTATTTCGCGGAACTGCAAGCCCTTGTTCGGGATCTGAACCTATCCAATCATTTCCATTTTGTTGGCGGCATTACGAACATACACGAATACTTGTCCACAGCTGACATCTTCGCTCTCCCCTCTCGCAGCGAGGGTTTCTCCAACGCCATTGTCGAAGCCATGGCGGCGTCTCTGCCGGTTATCGCAACCAACGTCGGCGGAAATGCAGAAGCCGTAAAAGATGGCGTCAATGGCTTTCTCGTCCCACTGGAAGATCCGGCAGCGCTTTCAGCAGCTATCGCTCATTTGCTTTCTGATCCCTCCCAGGCCAAGGCAATGGGCTTAGCTGGAAAGGCACTCGTAGCAGAACGCTTCACCACGGAAGCTATGATGAACCGAATCAGCACCACCTACAGGAACTTACTCCGTTAA